The DNA region CTGTAACCATTCTTGCATTGGCCTCATAAGCCTTTTGGAATTTCAACATATTTATAAATTCTTCATCCAAAGAAACACCTTTAACCTCATCTAGCTTAAGCTCCATCTGTCTTACAGCATAATCTTTTGTGCTTTTAAAAGATTTTATTTCAGAGATATCAGAAGCGATTTTTGTAGTTAAAACTGTGTAATAGCCTTCAATAGTCTGATTGTTTAAAGATTCAATACTCTTATATTTTAGATTAGCTAATGATAAAGCATTAGAATTATCCCCTGAAGAGACAAAGGAGTGCGTATTTAAATAGTTTAAATTTTCTTTTACAAGATCGTTAACTTTAATCTCCCCGCTTGAATCATCAATAAAAAAGGCATTAAATTGAAGTGCTGCTAATAAATTAGTTGTATCATTTTTAACAGCAAAGGTATAATCTTTTTCCCCTCTAACTTGCAATCTTCCATCTTCTGTCACTGAAGCGTGAATGGGTATATTTTTATCTTCATTTATTTCGCTAGCTATGCTGTTAAGAGAATCTACAGTTGGGTCTATATTTATGGAGATATCATCTATATGGTTTCCGCTACTATCAAAAATGCTAAATTGGACTGTTCCCTTTTGTATTTTATCTCCTATTATAGGATCATTAGTAAGTTTAGCATCTTTAGATAAAACTCCTTTTGCTGATGTTAGGCTATTGAAATAAGATTCTCCATAACCAGTGGTATATATCTTATTTGTTTCAAAAATAAGGGCTTCCTTTAAGTTATCTAATTTATCTGTATATTCTTTATAATAATTATCTCTAAGCTCTAATTCGCCTTTGATCTTCCCAGCTTTGATATTCGTTGTTATATTTATATTTTCACCATATTTTTCATTACCTAAAAATATATCATAATAATTTTCACTATTTTCCTTTAAAATTAATTTATTACTAACCAATCCATCAACTAGCGGATTATTGGCCACATATACAGACACCATTCCGTTGGCATGTTCAAATGTTGTTATATCAACCAATTCTGACAATTGATCTAATAACACATCCCTTCTATCTCTCAATTCGTTGGCTTTTTTATAATCATTTTCAATACTTACAATCTTTTTATTAATAGAAGCTATCTCATCCGCTAGCTCATTCGCTTTTTTTGTATAATCTTTTATTTTCTCATTGCTATCATTTCTCTGCCTCTCTATTGATTTGGCAGTTTCATTGATTTTATTAGTTAAAACTGATGCCTTATCAACTACAACTTCTTTCTTTGATAGGCTTTCTGCAGTATTATCAGGGGTAGTGTTTGCTAAGTCACTCCATGCATTAAAATATTCTTTAAATGAATCTCCAAGTCCGGCACCAATTTCTAATTCATTAAAATATATATTAACACTTTTTAATCCGTTTTCCATTGTGTCATACTGTTCATAATCAGATTTTTCATGCCTTAAATTTTTTGCAATTATATCACTATATACCCTTTTTGGATCCTCAGTTATAATAAGACCATTATCATTCTTTATTTCAACCCTCTGCCTTGAATAGCCTTCTGTATTAATATTGTTTATATTATTACCTGTAACATTTAAACCTGCCTGCGAACTTGCTAAACCTGCTGCAGCTTTATTTAAAGAATCATACATATTAACCATTTTCCACCTTAAACAC from Deferribacterota bacterium includes:
- the flgK gene encoding flagellar hook-associated protein FlgK, with protein sequence MVNMYDSLNKAAAGLASSQAGLNVTGNNINNINTEGYSRQRVEIKNDNGLIITEDPKRVYSDIIAKNLRHEKSDYEQYDTMENGLKSVNIYFNELEIGAGLGDSFKEYFNAWSDLANTTPDNTAESLSKKEVVVDKASVLTNKINETAKSIERQRNDSNEKIKDYTKKANELADEIASINKKIVSIENDYKKANELRDRRDVLLDQLSELVDITTFEHANGMVSVYVANNPLVDGLVSNKLILKENSENYYDIFLGNEKYGENINITTNIKAGKIKGELELRDNYYKEYTDKLDNLKEALIFETNKIYTTGYGESYFNSLTSAKGVLSKDAKLTNDPIIGDKIQKGTVQFSIFDSSGNHIDDISINIDPTVDSLNSIASEINEDKNIPIHASVTEDGRLQVRGEKDYTFAVKNDTTNLLAALQFNAFFIDDSSGEIKVNDLVKENLNYLNTHSFVSSGDNSNALSLANLKYKSIESLNNQTIEGYYTVLTTKIASDISEIKSFKSTKDYAVRQMELKLDEVKGVSLDEEFINMLKFQKAYEANARMVTAIDQMMDTIINNMGIVGR